From Micropterus dolomieu isolate WLL.071019.BEF.003 ecotype Adirondacks linkage group LG21, ASM2129224v1, whole genome shotgun sequence:
TCTCTTCCTGATAAAAGTGATACCACATGTGCGCCCATCCTGCAGTTTATAGAGGTCTCACCGGACAGAGATGACAGGCCAAACCTCCTCCATCACATGATCCAACAGTCATCACTCCAAATGATGGAACTAAGTAAGATGCATCCCATGAACTGAAAACATGAGTGATAGCAAGTGACAAACCAAACTAGTACTATGAATAGTACATGCATGATATGAACAtgcaatatacagtatgtattgaTACATCAGAGTCTTGTCTGTCATTATGGTTGTTTTCAAAAAGAATGCCCTTTGGTGCAGACCATTTAAGTACAATGCACAACAGAGGATAaaactataaccagtccactcagcctccctgtcccactataaccagtccactcagcctctctgtccctctctgtcccactataaccagtccactcagcttctctgtcccactataaccagtccactcagacTTTCTTTCcaactataaccagtccactcagcctctctgtcccactataaccagtccactcagcctctctgtcccactataaccagcccactcagcctctctgtccctctctgtcccactataaccagtccactcagcctctctgtcccacgataaccagtccactcagcctctctgtccctctctgtcccactataaccagtccactcagcctctctgtcccacgataaccagtccactcagcctctctgtcccactataaccagtccactcagcctctctgtccctctctgtcccactataaccagtccactcagcctctctgtcccacgataaccagtccactcagcctctctgtccctctctgtcccactataaccagtccactctgCCGCTGCCTCAGCCTCTAACCACTGCGCTCCCCCGCTTTTTAACACTTACAACTGAACGAGCACTCTTGTAGTCACAACATGTCAAAAACAGCAGTAAGGCCTTACACGTCTCACTGAAAGTAAAGTTTACTAATTGAATGCAGAAATCACAGCTAGAGGTGATATGGATCACTTAGTGTTCTCCTCTGGTGATCCATTAAATCAGTGATTAAGGTAGATGCAACTTTATTTAAGCTGAGATACAATAATGCAAATTATCATCAACTTTAATTGTATTGCTTTTTGTACTGTTCAGTCTTCACTAACTTTAATCGCACCTCACATAACCCCCTGACCCTCAGCTGGTGAGCCACACATGTATCTCTTACAGGGTGTCAGCTGTGTGCTGAGTGTAACCTCTCTGGGGCTCTGTCCTCCTGCGGCCGCAAACACACCAGcttcttctctgctgcagctgctgatatGGCTCCTTACTTTTTTTCCATTCTCACAGGGTTTATCAGGACAGGGGGGCAACCACATCGACAGAAGCAACTCAGGGTGGCAGAGCCTATACAGCATAAGCATAGACTGTAGGATCATTAGCACATGTCGACAgtgttgtgtattttttctctctgtcagtaGGGTAGAGATTAAAGGTCGCACTGAAGGTTTAAGTCAAAGCAAAATGACCTATTTTTAAAATACTCCAAAAAAGAACAAGTACATAAAAACAACTTACACTAACGAGAGTAAATTCAGTACTTCCAACCCTTCAGGTTTTGGGAGTACTACTGCAGCCTTTTATGTCTCCAGAGAGAGCTGATGTCCTCAAGTTATGTCACTGGAGTCAGTGTTGTTGGTACTAAAGATGTTTGAAGATGAAAAAATCTGGGGTGTGGCATTAGAAAGAAGTGAGGTGACCAGACCTGTGTCGCTCCTCATCTTAAGGCTAGAAACTTGGGCTTCATTAGccactactagcataacacataAAAAGtaagaagaatgtgtggaacAAAAAGGACGATTTCTCTGGTTCtgctcatagactgtataaaacattgGCATAGTGTCCATGACATCACccataggtttctgaagagccatTATAAAGCTCAATGCAGACGGCTCCCGGCAGCTCCCTGCAGCTCCCAGTTGCTCCGACTGGTGCAATATTGACAGTGCCTGACGTTGGCTAATCCAAAAAATGGGCTGagaggtggagctgaggggCCCAAATGAAGCCTGGATGTGTCACCATCTAGCAGCTAGCCACCTGAGAGGGCAcacacctgtcactcaaagtggCCACAGTTGTCATTAATGGGTAACTTACAGAAACCATATCCGTTTTTGTACCAGGCATTTCacttgtttatttctgctgtaaagtgtAACATGGAGGTCTATGGAGATTCACTCCAGGCATCATGTGTAGAAAGACAATGAATATCCACACGAAACTTTGTTGAAAATCTGGTAGGAATAAAAATAATGCGATTTGAGACACTAAATCCTGTCGAAATTCACACACTACTTAACTAAGTAAACTAGTCCACTATTTAGAAGTAGAATTAATTGAAAATTAAGTGGAAAAAGTCCAACTCACCATCACCACATTATTGCATATTTTCTACATATctgataaatatttaataaaatatgtagtAAATTTGTGTAGTTAAAGTCTGGTGTGAAAGCAATCTCCACTGGATGCCAGCTCGCATCACTCTCATAGGAATTGTTGAATGTCTGCTCAGGCTGCCATGCATTACTTTCTGTTAATAAGTAAGCCATGAACATGTCCTGCCAAAGCTCTGTCATCATACATAGCAGCCAAAGGCCTGCTGGTGGTGTTGTGAGTTATGTTTGTCTCTGAGGCTTTCCTCTGAGACCAGCTAACATTCAAAAGTGGGGAAGCATGTGGTTATTTTTCAGGAACATTTTCCTTCCCTTGTTTTTGTTTccctacaataaaaacaatgatttattATTCATGGAATACCAGCAGGGGTTTAGACTAATGGAACTGATGACTGGAAGAACACAGGTTTCACTGGTGGAAGAAGTGCTCAGCCCTGGAGCTGCTTGTTTAGTATAATACCACAATAAGACATTTCTACTACATGCACTTTAGTGCAAAAATTGGACAATTGTAGtgacaacacaaaaaaatactcAAAAGACCTTTTTTTTGGATTTGTAAATGGGAAAATTCACATTCTGTCTTCCAGATCTTTGGGGAGACTGAGCCTGTTCGGATGACATCAGAAGGTTCAGACTGCCGCTGTAAGTGCATCATGCGCCCTTTAAGCAAAGATGCTTGCTTGCGGCTGCGGAGCGGCAGTGTACGTGTGGAGGATTATTACACTGTGGAGACAGTCAGCTCCGGATCTGACTGTAAATGCTCGTGTACTGCCCCACCATCCTCCCTCAACCCCTGTGAGAATGAGTGGAAGCTGGAGAAGCTGAAGAAACAGGCCCCTGAGTTATTAAAGGTGAGGAACGATGAAACTTGAACCACTATATGTTAGAATCAAAGATGAAATTGACTAATCTTGACTAATtctatttgtgcatttgaccacTAGGAGTTGCCAAAGtcagaaatgttaaaatcatACAAATAGGAGCTTTAAAGTACTAATCATCATAATTCttccaaataaataattaaaagtatattaGGAACTATAACATAAAAAACAGCCAGACTATAGCACTCTTTTTTGCCAGTGTGTCAATatctaatataatataattgaTTTCTGGTACACCAGACAGGATGGAGTTTAAGAAAAAAGAACCAAACTCAGGAAGCCCACTTGCGACAGTGTTTATTACACCTCAGAATGAAAAAAGTAtcaggtggaaaaacacactaaCAATTCTGCTGTTGTTTTAAGAACCTTCCCGGCAGTGGGGAGCAGCAGTTTTTAGTGCGATATGCCCAATGTAATGTTTCTTATGTACAAGTGGAATGGCAGCACTAAAGAAAAGGTCAGAGAGTCATTAAAATTATGATCCTCTGGCAATGATGAATACCAATACCAATTTAACACCACTCTGACCGGTAGTTATTGAGATGTACTATATCTTGCTCTAGACCAAAATGCTGACTGATGTTACATTTAGGATACAAAAtgctattaataaaaaaatataataaaatattgtagAGCcaaaacaattagtcaattcgCTAAAACATtgcaactgttttgataattgataaCAGAACCAGCAACAAAGgacaaaaatagtaataataataaaaataataataataataacacatgcACTTATGTAAAACACAGCTACAAAGTGTTGGAGCTTGCAATCTAGAAGCCCACATGTAAATTAAAATAGTACACACAGTTTagttaaaaacaatataaataaactttcatTTTTCACAGGAATGAGAATAACACTATGTACCAGATGAAACAAAAGGCAGTTCCTGATGTTTGATCTGACTCTACTTTAAACTATGGATTAACCCAATAATTCTCTGGAGGAAATATTTGCATTGAAAAGGAAAGGTCTATAATAATTAAGATGGTCCCTGAATGAGCCCCAAACTGAGAGCACTCAGCTGCTTATTGAGCAGAGTGCCCATGTCAATAGTGGTAATCAGAGCAAGTGTTTTGGGAGGACACTTGAGCTATTACTCCATTTGAAAAGATGCACATAAAGCTGTCAGGTTTATGTTCAAAAGATGGTGATTAACGCTAGTTGTTCTCCTTTTATGACTTGACTCACCAGCTCCAATCTATGGTGGACCTCCTTGAGGGAACACTTTACAGCATGGATCTAATGAAAGTCCACTCCTACATCAACAAGGTGGTGTCCCAGATGAACACACTGGAGGAGGTAGGAAAACAACCAAGCTCATGTTCTTCCTATAATCAAAGTTTGGTAGGAGACACGCTTACCAGCTTATGTCATTTGATGGACTGTGGTGATAATAATGATGTTATTTTGCAGACAATCAAGACAAATCTTACGCGAGATAATGAATTTGTCCGGGACAGCATGATGAGCCTCACCAACCAGTTCAAGAGATATGAGAACTACTCCAACATTATGATGAGCATCAAGAAGGAGATCTCCAGCCTCAGCCTGCAACTGCTACAGAAAGACTCCTCTGAGAGCAAAGCACAGGTTAGAAGAACAAATAGTAATTAGTATAGTACTAGTAATTGTTATAGTAATGATAGTAGTTGTAAGAGTAGCAGTACATTACAGGCAGCAGTTCTGTAGTACTTAAGTCCAGTCTCAGCCTTAAGTCTCAGTCTCCAGACAGTTTTTCTATTATTTCAGTACATTGGTAAATTTGGTGCTTTAATTTACTTGTATCACTCTCAGCCACCGGTCTCACCTATTTTTgtcaaaatccacctaccaccgcctactttttttttttatcaccatAGGAAAGAGCCTGGCAGTTGTTTCCCCcgtttcctgtctttatgctaagctaagctagccaCCTgcggtagcttcatatttactgttcaGATTGTGagtttctcatctaactctgagcaagaaagtaaataaatacatatccCAAAAATGTTTCCTTTAAATTGGCTAAGtatctttttaaatttacaatgGATCAgatgatgttgtgtttgttaaaGGGGTCGCTCTCTTTGATAAACTTAAAGGGAAATATTTCCCTCAGCTCCATGGAGCATTTGAGTGTCTGTCAGCTCGgcaattgttttggtttaatggcccacaactttactgtttggGTCTCATTGCTGTCATATGCACCATTTTCATCAGCAGGCTGCTGCTTGCAGATAAAAATCTCTAAAAGCTCACAATACACTCCCAgctcagcaccaaatggcagtCAGACAAAATTAGCAACTAGCCATTGATCCCAGTGGAGCATTTAactgctaaagagccagatatttcctttaggtggagaccaaaaccgagctaaaaggagagtgaatattggacacacagctgcaaatgaatgctgatgttgctgtgtgtctgctagatgtgtaaataGATAACCGCTAACACGCTCCCCATATCATCTGAAAAGGCAAtaatgtcaatgttgtgttaaAAGCTTGTTTCCACTGCCTCAACAAGTGTTACTGTAGCTGGTAGCATTGTGCAAGAATATTTTGCCTTTTTGCCCACGACAAATAATGGAACATTTAGGCAGATTTATGCGGTTTCCTGACCTGTTTCAATCAACAATCTAAATCCAAAGGGTCCAACTGTGTGATTAAAGTGTACTGCAGCTGATCCTCACTATGAACAATAAGACACAAgtgtgaacaatattgaatcagcactgttttgtttttggactgtCTTGATTCAGTGTCCAAACTCTTGTTTGGTCCTATCTCTGACTCCGCTTAAGTGGTCTTGACTACAGCCCTTAGTAGCAGATACaatagtaacagcagtagtactagtagtagtaacaTTGGTAACATTATAAACACTAGGACAAGTAACAGTAGTATACACCTACGCATCATTTGTATGataatttatgttttaatttaacacaGTGGGATACATTATCAAGATGGATATCACAGGGAACagggaaaaatacattttcatacacAAGCCAATATTACCAAGTGTCTTGACATAACCTGGATGTTCATGTTTACAGGACACTAATGGTGAGAAAACCAAGGAGGCTATAAAAATACCCAACAAAAAGACCCCTGTAGCCAAACCCCCACCCAAACCGCCCAAAGAAAAGGTCGTAAAGCCCAAGAAAGAGGTCATTAAACCTGGGAAGTCGGTCAAGCCTGACCCTACAGCCAAAGCCAAGGTGGTTGGACACCAGCCTGGTGTGGTGAGGGGCATCACATACTACAAGGCTGCCAAGACCGACGAGGATGAGCACAGAGGAGGTGAGGGTTTTCTGGTTGGCTGGGACACTCTGTATACTCTCCCAGCATAGTGGTGTGTTCATAGAAAGCCACACTCTCTGAGCTAAAGCAAACAATGTGCTGGCACTTTAGCTGAGTTTGCACTCCCATCTGTGTGCGATCATCTGTGCGTGATCCACTGTGGGTGCTGAAAATAATCCAAATTAGTTTCTTCAGCTATCTAATCTGAACCCACATGCCACTTTGCTGGATAAGGATCAGCCAGCAGCTAGAGAGTCATAGAAACAGAGTCAGGATCTATTAGCTGGATTTAGTTTCCATTTGAGGACACTATAAAATTTTCCTGagaatgttttaaatgtgaaaataaaataaaagctggaATCCATTACTGTGGACACAAGATCCCCTGAATACAAGATTTATTCCGGCGTTGTTTTAAGGGAAGCTGATCTAGTCAGCGCAGGATTGGATTGCTGGTGCATATTCAGCAGGCAGGAAGTCCAAATCttttattgacaaaatacaTGGACCTGATGGAATGCTGTCTCAATGGAGCACTGCCATGTCCATGACATGCCTCAGCTTCACTCCTTACAACAATGTGTGGGGACCCTCACCAATGCAGAGAAAACATTTCCTGACTCCTTCCAATCCTCTTTAAGTGTAGTTGACTGAATAGGTATGCTGCATTTGCACAGGACACACGTACATAACACTGTCAGACCTTGTGTTCTGCCATGTATGTGAACCTCAGTGAGCCAGCCACCCTTGTCAAATCACTGGAACGTGTCCACTGCATTTCCATAATCTCTGGCAAAGAGAAGGATGCAAGAACACTTTTTCATTGATACACCATGATTTTTCCTCAGCTTGGTAACTTTGGTCTAACGGAGCAGCTGAGTTGGAGTTCAGGGACTTGCTCAGTGGCACCTGAGCAGATGTtgtagaaagagagggaaatatTAAACACTGGCTGAAACTGCCTACACTCATTTTACCAGCCAGCAAACTTGAATCAACTGCTGCAACAACCTATAATGCATTTGGACAACTGACTGTTTACAACAGGAACTGTAACATTGAGATTAAGGCATTTGTAGCCAAAGAGCATCTTGCAGAGgtatccatccatcttcatcctctTATCCGGGGTTGGGTGatgggggcagcagctccagttGCATGATAATACAACAGTAAGTGCAGACTATCTACACTGCATTACCATGCCTCTACATCAGAATGCACACAACACTCAACCAGAAAACTGGCTGTAAATTAGGGAATTAGTGTTACATTTAATTCCAGGTACAATTTAAAACATCTTTATCTTTCTACTGTTAATTGTAAAAACCTTCTGAGAATATTGTTTCTACTCCAGCCATCATCGGGTCCATGTGTTCAGAGTATGTGTGTCAGGAAGATGCACCACTTATGTAGCACTGCTGTGATCTTCTCACATCTGTCAGGCAGCACAGGATGTCAGAGTATGAGCACCAGAAGGAGATGCTTAGATTGGATTTGAATCAGCTTGGTGTGACTATAGAAGCCTGAAACACTAGACGACAAGAGGCAAGAGTCTGACCAATCTGGGTTTACGGGATAAAAAATAATGCATATTTTCCAAAAGATAGTAATCAGTATTTTACTGAATTTTATcccatatatattatattatatactgtattatgcAATCATTTAGGTTGCAGCAGTAATAAGAAGAGGCAGGGTTAGGAGGGAAAGAAGATAAAGAAGTTCAGAGAAGAGGAAGTTGGGgttttgtgtgtgctgcatTGCTAATGTGCCTTCTTTGATGTGAGCTTCTAGAACACAGCAGACTATAATATGTCTCCCGCTGTCAAAGAGctgtatactgtactgtacagtgAATGAAAACCTTAAAACACCTTTTATAAAGACTTTTGAAATACTATTTAGAGACAATGTCCCTACACACTACTTGATCATACTATCCTAAATGTAACAATCACTAACAAGAACAAGAAGCCACTTGTTCAGTATTACTTCCCTCTATCTCCACTCAGCCTCAggactgtgtgtattttcagtgAAAACTAGCTTGCAGAATCTAAATCTTCTGGCCTAACTCCGAACTTCCTCCCCTCCCTTCTAGACCATTCTGCCAAAACGTACACGGTCCATCATATCACAGAAAACCAGTCAGAGGACGGAGGAGCTGAAATGGTCCTGGAAACTGTGGAGGGCACCGTGGCTGAACCCATTGCCACCACTGCAGTTCCCACCACTACAactactaccaccaccacaactactagcaccacaacaaccaccactgctACACCCAGTGCTATCACCACACAAAGTACACCAGCACCTGAAAGACCAGCTCCGACCATCGTGCTGGTTCTAGACAACTCCAACAACAACAGTCGGCCCAGTCTCCACAGAGCAGGTACACGCTATATGCTCTGTAAATAAACTTGGTATTCTGTTGCAGGCCGTGTTGTAGTGGCAGGGACCAATTTCGCAGCACAAAGCGTATAGGCCCAGTTTGCCAAGAAATGTTATGAGTGTGAAATCGATTTAAGCCCATGTTAATGTAAGTCATTCCCCCCAGGCATACATGCTGAATGTTCTGCTTGTTTCTTCCAGGGAAGATCCTCAACTGTGAAGGCACTCTAGCATCCATTGAGCAGCCAGAGAAGCAGCACAGTTATGGGCGCAACGAGGGAGCCTGGATGAAGGATCCCCTGGCTAAAGACTCCAAGATCTATGTCACAAACTATTACTACGGCAACAACTTGGTGGAGTTCCGCAATCTGGACAACTTCAAGCAAGGTGTGCTTTAATTGGGTCTTCTTACAGTGCCCTAATTGCCAAACAATTAGTCCTAGACTCAAGTCATATTTATGTTTGATACAAGGAGTAAACTGGAGTCCCACCATAGGTACTTTAGGCTTGGGTTTTGAGTCTTAATTCAGTGTCAAATTCCACTTGTTGATGGCACCCACGTACTAGTTGCATCCATAATCAGTGTTCTGCTTTAATTTTATTCCCCACAGTAACTGCTTTATTTCACTCTGTGATACAGTGGGTACATATAAAACTGGTAACATCCTGGTGACCTCTATTTTGCATTGCATTGATACTGCATAGAATACTCCAATACAATCACAATCACCTCCCTTAAAGTTGCCATTTCTATCTCTTATGGGCAGTAGGAACGGAGGACTCAATAACAGACAGTGAGACTGaagtttgattgacaggctCCAAAAATGTGCGATGATGATATCCAGGCAGAAAGTCTTCAGAGCGGGCAAGCCGGTGCGGTGAGCAGGCAGGCGGCAGAGACAGAGTGCTCGTGGAACAGAGCAGGCAAACGGAAAGCTCCTAACTATGGAACAAACACCTGAGACCCAGGCGAGAAAAAACACAGTAGTCAGGAGCAGTGCaaacaagcaaagcaaaaaagTACTTAATATCCAAGTTGCGGCCGTGACTTGTATACTACATATGTAAACGGACAATATGGCAAGGCATAGAGTGTTGAGTCAGTGTTAAAATACTGCAGGTCTTATATATGGAGATGGCTGTCAGGTGTGTAGAAGAGCCACAGGTAATAAATGATTGGAGCCTTGGGAGGAGAGCCAGGAGtgccacacccacacacacaaacacagggagAACAAAAAGGTGACCGACAAAAACACTAGGAGGGGTAAACAGAAGAAACACTAGAGCTGAGAGGCTGGTACAGCCGTATCATGACACTGTCACCTATCTCCACTGGAATCAGGAACTTGCAGGAGAAAACACAAGTTGTAAAATCAATTCTTGGGCCACTGTAGGCCTAGAGAGGCAAAGGTACTGCATGAGGTCAGTAGTTGCGGCAATGGCAGTGGCTGTGACACACAACTCATGGAGACAAGTACAGTACTGTAAGTACAAAATGAAGCAATTTTGATATCAAGAACATTGCAGCCTGAAATTGTAGGAGCAGGGGATGGGTGTGTCTTGATTTGGTTTGAGGTGCATTCCACActgtcagactttgaaaacctctggcCTGCTACAGCATAGCTTCA
This genomic window contains:
- the LOC123961033 gene encoding olfactomedin-like protein 2A, which gives rise to MWRYTNLFACLLVLCKDASSQSKIFGETEPVRMTSEGSDCRCKCIMRPLSKDACLRLRSGSVRVEDYYTVETVSSGSDCKCSCTAPPSSLNPCENEWKLEKLKKQAPELLKLQSMVDLLEGTLYSMDLMKVHSYINKVVSQMNTLEETIKTNLTRDNEFVRDSMMSLTNQFKRYENYSNIMMSIKKEISSLSLQLLQKDSSESKAQDTNGEKTKEAIKIPNKKTPVAKPPPKPPKEKVVKPKKEVIKPGKSVKPDPTAKAKVVGHQPGVVRGITYYKAAKTDEDEHRGDHSAKTYTVHHITENQSEDGGAEMVLETVEGTVAEPIATTAVPTTTTTTTTTTTSTTTTTTATPSAITTQSTPAPERPAPTIVLVLDNSNNNSRPSLHRAGKILNCEGTLASIEQPEKQHSYGRNEGAWMKDPLAKDSKIYVTNYYYGNNLVEFRNLDNFKQGRWSNLFKLPYNWIGTGHVVYNGAFYYNRAFTKNIIKYDLRMRYVAAWTLLHDVVYEDTTPWKWRGHSDIDFAVDESGLWVIYPSIDYDYNQQEVIIISKLDPGDLSLKKETTWRTGLKRNSYGNCFIICGVLYAVNVYNQKEGEVTYAYDTHTNTEAIPRLPFTNEYSFTTQIDYNPKEKVLYAWDNGHQLTYQVNFVDQ